The Archangium primigenium genomic interval CTTGCGCATGAGCAGCCATGACGCCCACTACGGCGGCAACCTGGTGGACGGCGCGCGCATGCTCGGCCTGTTCGGCGACGTGGCCACCGAGCTGTGCATCCGCCTGGATGGCGACGAGGGCCTGTTCCGGGCCTACGACTCGGTGGAGTTCCTCGCGCCCGTGTACGCCGGGGACTTCATCGAGGCCGAAGGGGAGATCATCAGCATGGGCAACACCTCGCGCAAGATGCGCTTCGAGGCGCGCAAGGTCATCCGTCCGCGCGCGGACGTGAACGACTCGGCGGCGGACCTGCTCGCCGAGCCGGTGGTGGTGTGCCGCGCGGCCGGCACCTGCGTGGTCCCCAAGGACAAGCAGCGAGGTCAGCGATGAGCACGCCCATGGTCCTCACCGCCGCGATGGTCGGCGCGGAGACGACGCGCGAGCAGACGCCCCATCTGCCCATCTCCGCCGAGGAGATCGCCGAGGACGCGGTGAAGTGCCGCGAGGCCGGGGCCGCCATGGTGCACTTGCACGTGCGCACGCCGGACGGCAAGCCCTCGCAGGACACGGAGCTGTTCCGGGCGGCCATCCGCGCCATCCGCGCGCGCACGGACGTGCTCATCCAGGTGTCCACTGGCGGCGCCGTGGGCATGGGCGTGGACGAGCGCTGCGGCGGTCTCAAGCTCACGGGCGCGGACCGGCCGGACATGGCCACGCTGTCCACGGGCACGGTGAACTTCGGGGACGACGTCTTCTGGAATCCCCGGCCGCTCGTGCGCGACATCGCCCGGCGCATCCGCGACCTGGGCATCCGCCCGGAGCTGGAGTGCTTCGACGTGGGCATGGTGGACGAGGTGCGCGCCCTGGCCAAGGAGGGGCTCGTGTCCCTACCGGCGCACTTCGACTTCGTGCTCGGCGTGCCCGGTGCCCTGACGGCCCGCGAGGACGCGCTGGACTTCATGATCGCCTCGCTGCCCGAGGGCTGCTCGTGGACGGTGGCCGCG includes:
- a CDS encoding hotdog fold domain-containing protein; this translates as MRAVIRLRMSSHDAHYGGNLVDGARMLGLFGDVATELCIRLDGDEGLFRAYDSVEFLAPVYAGDFIEAEGEIISMGNTSRKMRFEARKVIRPRADVNDSAADLLAEPVVVCRAAGTCVVPKDKQRGQR
- a CDS encoding 3-keto-5-aminohexanoate cleavage protein, with the protein product MSTPMVLTAAMVGAETTREQTPHLPISAEEIAEDAVKCREAGAAMVHLHVRTPDGKPSQDTELFRAAIRAIRARTDVLIQVSTGGAVGMGVDERCGGLKLTGADRPDMATLSTGTVNFGDDVFWNPRPLVRDIARRIRDLGIRPELECFDVGMVDEVRALAKEGLVSLPAHFDFVLGVPGALTAREDALDFMIASLPEGCSWTVAAVGRHQLPFVELAAVRGGNARVGLEDNIYVSKGVLAQGNWELVAEAARRATAKGRTLATPQQARQLLRLDTV